A DNA window from Leptolyngbya sp. KIOST-1 contains the following coding sequences:
- a CDS encoding flavin reductase encodes MTSSSPTTPVSLPTAARPRDVQVAELGAGAWVLRSRTWDRLKFEVEYSRQRGTTANAYLIRGDRSALIDPPGESFTAIFLAALQQHIDLSALDYIVLGHINANRLATLRRLQALAPQAQILCSRPAARWLQGTDLGQLTLHPVRSGDDLDLGQEHRLRFLAVPTPRWPDGLCTYDAADQVLYSDKLFGAHLCADALWDEQWRQLEADRSHYFDCLHRSQTRQVATALEQFQPLALKTIAPGHGPLVRYSLSRIMQDYRQWCQQQGGQSPRVALLYASAYGSTAELAAAIAQGLTDAGVAVELVNCEQSDPAALIDSLARCDGVILGSPTLGGHAPVQMQTALGLVLETLPKTKPVGVFGSYGWSGEAIDWLVQKLRDANFTFGFEPLRVRFSPDADAIEACHSAAAQFVQRLRKRQQRQARKPTLGEAQGDRTQQAQGHIVGALCVVTIPGQGRPRGVLTASVTQASFHPPGLMLALPQGSFGPLSPGTPFGLNILQEGRSVRRHFSTQRFTTAAFDHLPFSLAENGCARLDDALACLQCTVLESMPLGDRTLIYATVERGELLTDGVPALGA; translated from the coding sequence ATGACATCTTCTTCTCCGACGACTCCCGTTTCTCTCCCCACGGCGGCGCGGCCCCGCGATGTGCAGGTGGCCGAGCTGGGTGCTGGCGCCTGGGTGCTGCGATCGCGCACCTGGGACCGGCTCAAGTTCGAGGTCGAGTACAGCCGCCAGCGCGGCACCACCGCCAACGCCTACCTGATCCGGGGCGATCGCAGCGCCCTGATCGACCCGCCGGGGGAATCGTTCACGGCAATTTTCCTGGCCGCGCTCCAGCAGCACATCGACCTCAGCGCGCTCGACTACATCGTGCTGGGCCATATCAATGCCAACCGACTGGCCACCCTGCGGCGGCTGCAGGCCCTCGCCCCCCAGGCCCAGATCCTCTGCTCGCGGCCCGCCGCCCGCTGGCTGCAGGGCACAGATCTGGGCCAGCTCACTCTCCATCCCGTGCGATCGGGGGATGATCTGGACTTGGGGCAGGAACACCGGCTGCGGTTTCTGGCGGTACCTACCCCGCGCTGGCCCGACGGACTATGCACCTACGACGCCGCCGACCAGGTGCTCTATAGCGACAAGCTATTTGGCGCCCATCTCTGCGCCGATGCCCTGTGGGATGAGCAGTGGCGGCAGCTAGAGGCCGATCGCAGCCACTACTTCGACTGTCTGCACCGCTCCCAGACCCGGCAGGTGGCCACCGCCCTGGAGCAGTTTCAGCCCCTGGCCCTGAAAACCATTGCTCCCGGCCACGGCCCCCTGGTGCGCTACAGCCTCAGCCGGATCATGCAGGACTACCGCCAGTGGTGCCAGCAGCAGGGGGGCCAGTCGCCGCGGGTGGCCCTGCTCTATGCCTCGGCCTACGGCAGCACGGCTGAGCTGGCGGCGGCGATCGCCCAGGGGCTGACCGACGCCGGAGTGGCGGTGGAGCTAGTCAACTGTGAGCAGAGCGATCCCGCCGCCCTGATCGACAGCCTGGCCCGCTGCGACGGTGTAATTTTGGGATCGCCCACCCTGGGAGGGCATGCCCCCGTGCAGATGCAGACGGCCCTGGGGCTGGTGCTGGAAACCCTGCCCAAAACGAAGCCGGTGGGGGTGTTTGGCTCCTACGGCTGGAGTGGTGAGGCGATCGACTGGCTGGTCCAGAAGCTGCGGGACGCTAACTTTACCTTTGGGTTTGAGCCGCTGCGGGTGCGCTTTAGCCCCGATGCTGATGCCATCGAGGCCTGCCACAGCGCCGCCGCTCAGTTTGTCCAGCGGTTGCGCAAGCGCCAGCAGCGCCAGGCCCGCAAACCGACCCTGGGGGAGGCCCAGGGCGATCGCACCCAGCAGGCCCAGGGCCACATTGTTGGCGCTCTCTGCGTCGTCACCATCCCTGGCCAGGGCCGCCCCAGGGGCGTGCTGACGGCCTCGGTTACCCAGGCTAGCTTCCATCCCCCCGGGCTGATGCTGGCGCTGCCCCAGGGGAGTTTCGGCCCCCTCAGCCCCGGCACGCCCTTTGGGCTCAATATTCTTCAGGAGGGGCGATCGGTGCGTCGCCACTTCTCGACCCAGCGGTTTACCACCGCTGCCTTTGATCACCTGCCCTTTAGCCTGGCCGAAAACGGCTGTGCCCGCCTGGACGACGCCCTGGCCTGTTTGCAGTGCACGGTTTTGGAGAGCATGCCCCTGGGCGATCGCACCCTGATTTACGCCACCGTAGAGCGGGGCGAACTGCTGACGGACGGAGTTCCTGCCCTGGGGGCGTAA
- a CDS encoding VOC family protein, whose translation MQVNPYLMFDGQCEAAFRFYHQVLGGDLGDMMTFAGSPAEGEVPSEFADKIMHTQLTLGDWAIMGSDCPPGQYEAPKGFSVSLQISDPDKAEHIFQALAEGGTIQMPLEKTFWAQRFGMVVDRFGIPWMINCE comes from the coding sequence ATGCAAGTTAATCCTTACCTGATGTTTGATGGTCAGTGCGAAGCCGCCTTCAGGTTCTACCACCAGGTTTTAGGTGGAGACCTGGGGGACATGATGACCTTTGCCGGTTCCCCGGCCGAGGGCGAAGTGCCCTCCGAATTTGCCGACAAAATTATGCATACCCAGCTGACTCTGGGCGATTGGGCGATCATGGGGTCTGACTGCCCCCCTGGGCAGTACGAAGCGCCCAAAGGTTTCTCCGTTTCTCTGCAAATTTCGGACCCGGATAAGGCTGAGCACATTTTTCAAGCCCTGGCCGAGGGCGGCACCATTCAAATGCCCCTGGAAAAAACCTTCTGGGCGCAGCGGTTTGGCATGGTGGTCGATAGGTTTGGCATTCCCTGGATGATCAACTGCGAATAG
- a CDS encoding diflavin flavoprotein: MVALTDLRQDCLPAGRLSVQVAAFAADSTVLRCLDWDRDRFDIEFELQNGTTYNSFIIRGERTALVDTVHAKFRDLYLAALRQAVDLSTIDYLIVNHTEPDHSGLVADLLALAPRITVVGSKVAIQFLQSQIHRPFAAQVVKSGDRLDLGGGHDLAFVSAPNLHWPDTIFTYDSGTQVLYTCDVLGMHYCDDSLYDEQPALLEADFQLYYTCLMAPNARSVLAALRRIEPLTIAQVATGHGPLLQHHLAQWRDRYRTWSEAQAETTPFVALFYAGDYGHSDRLGQAIAQGVLKTGLAVELVDWLETDIATVRELVTSAAGLVVGMPSQDRPDLAPLLSTLLAAAHPGQSIGLFETGGGQDEPIFPLRNRCRDLGLSLAFAPIVVKGVPTAAIDKLCEEAGTDLGQEIERRATPGHRHRPAVGPEAGLDQALGRLSTGLYVLTTQRGDVSGAMLASWVVQTGTQPPGLALAVAKDRAIESLLHWGDTFVLNVLEEGRGQRLIKHFLKRFPPGGDRFAGVATCPATNGSPILAEALAYLECTVTHRLEAHDHWIVCATVGTGRVAKPQGLTAVHHRNSSSHY, from the coding sequence ATGGTTGCCCTCACAGATTTGCGCCAGGATTGTTTGCCAGCGGGTCGTTTGAGTGTTCAGGTCGCGGCCTTTGCTGCCGATTCCACGGTGCTGCGCTGTCTCGACTGGGATCGCGATCGCTTTGACATTGAGTTTGAGTTGCAAAACGGCACCACCTACAACTCGTTCATAATTCGCGGCGAGCGGACGGCCCTGGTCGATACAGTCCACGCCAAATTTCGCGACCTGTACCTGGCCGCCCTGCGGCAGGCGGTGGACCTGAGCACGATCGACTACCTGATCGTCAACCACACTGAGCCCGACCACAGCGGTCTGGTGGCGGATCTGCTGGCCCTGGCTCCCCGGATTACGGTGGTGGGCTCCAAGGTGGCGATTCAGTTTTTGCAGAGTCAGATCCACCGGCCCTTTGCGGCCCAGGTGGTGAAGAGCGGCGATCGCCTCGATCTGGGCGGTGGTCACGACCTGGCCTTTGTCAGTGCCCCCAATCTGCACTGGCCCGACACCATCTTCACCTACGACAGCGGCACCCAGGTACTCTACACCTGCGATGTGTTGGGCATGCACTACTGCGACGACAGCCTCTACGACGAGCAGCCCGCCCTGCTGGAGGCCGACTTTCAGCTCTACTACACCTGTCTGATGGCTCCCAACGCCCGCTCGGTCTTGGCAGCGCTGCGCCGGATTGAGCCCCTGACCATTGCCCAGGTGGCCACCGGTCACGGACCGCTGCTGCAGCACCATCTGGCGCAGTGGCGCGATCGCTACCGCACCTGGAGCGAGGCCCAGGCCGAAACCACCCCCTTTGTCGCCCTGTTCTACGCCGGGGACTATGGCCACAGTGATCGTCTGGGGCAGGCGATCGCCCAGGGGGTGCTCAAAACGGGTCTGGCAGTGGAACTGGTGGACTGGCTCGAAACCGATATCGCCACCGTGCGCGAGTTGGTCACCAGCGCCGCTGGTTTGGTGGTGGGCATGCCGTCCCAGGACCGTCCGGATCTGGCGCCCCTGCTGAGCACTCTGCTGGCCGCGGCCCACCCCGGTCAGTCCATTGGCCTGTTTGAAACCGGCGGTGGTCAGGATGAACCGATCTTTCCCCTCCGCAACCGCTGTCGAGATCTGGGCCTCAGCCTCGCCTTCGCCCCCATTGTCGTCAAGGGGGTGCCCACGGCGGCCATCGATAAGCTGTGCGAGGAGGCAGGCACCGACCTGGGCCAGGAAATTGAGCGCAGGGCGACCCCAGGACACCGCCATCGCCCCGCCGTCGGCCCGGAGGCTGGTCTGGATCAGGCCCTGGGGCGGCTCAGCACCGGGCTCTACGTTTTGACCACTCAGCGGGGGGACGTCAGCGGTGCCATGCTGGCCTCCTGGGTGGTGCAGACCGGCACCCAACCGCCGGGACTGGCCCTGGCGGTGGCAAAGGATCGGGCGATCGAATCGCTGCTGCACTGGGGCGATACCTTTGTGCTCAACGTGCTGGAGGAGGGGCGGGGCCAGCGGTTGATCAAACACTTTTTGAAACGGTTTCCACCGGGGGGCGATCGCTTTGCGGGCGTGGCCACCTGCCCCGCCACCAATGGCTCGCCCATTCTGGCCGAAGCCCTGGCCTACCTGGAATGCACCGTTACCCATCGCCTGGAGGCCCACGACCACTGGATTGTCTGCGCCACGGTTGGCACGGGCCGGGTGGCCAAGCCCCAGGGCCTGACGGCGGTGCACCACCGCAACAGCAGCAGCCACTACTAA
- a CDS encoding phosphate-starvation-inducible PsiE family protein: MKTLSGTSSRWLNSNLVVRLLEAVQDLIVISLCMGLFSFMVMQLREMFLSLLPPLNFPEVTADILFLLILVELFRLLIIYLQEHRVSIGVAVEVSIVSVLREIIVRGVLETPWVQVVASCLFLLVLGALLVIRAWIPPTFDGIDPEQAVSRRHRLRFAQDLPPLTTAPAEMDD; the protein is encoded by the coding sequence ATGAAAACTCTCTCTGGTACCTCCTCCCGCTGGCTCAACAGCAATTTGGTGGTCCGCCTGCTCGAAGCCGTTCAGGATTTGATCGTGATTTCCCTCTGTATGGGGCTGTTTAGTTTCATGGTGATGCAGCTGCGGGAGATGTTCCTCTCGCTGCTGCCGCCGCTGAATTTTCCCGAGGTCACCGCCGATATTCTGTTTCTACTGATTTTGGTGGAATTGTTTCGGCTGTTGATTATCTACCTTCAGGAACACCGGGTTTCGATTGGGGTGGCGGTGGAGGTCTCGATTGTGTCTGTATTGCGGGAAATCATTGTCCGGGGCGTACTGGAAACCCCCTGGGTGCAGGTGGTGGCCAGCTGTCTCTTTTTGCTGGTGCTGGGGGCGTTGCTGGTAATCCGGGCCTGGATTCCACCCACCTTCGACGGCATCGATCCCGAACAGGCGGTGTCCCGCCGCCACCGGCTCCGCTTTGCCCAGGACTTACCGCCGCTGACCACCGCCCCAGCGGAAATGGACGATTGA
- a CDS encoding DUF1579 domain-containing protein — MTTTEAKSTPSIEQPQQEHQWLQQLLGEWTYEIEGMVEPGQPLEKSTGTESVKSVGNLWIVAEGQGEMCGTLATTVMTLGYDPQKQRFVGTWMGSMMTHLWVYDGQLDAAERALTLHSEGPSMAQEGQMAQYRDVIEFEGRDHRLLTSFCLGDDGHWQQFMTAHYRRK, encoded by the coding sequence ATGACAACAACAGAGGCAAAATCGACTCCGTCTATAGAACAGCCCCAACAAGAGCACCAGTGGCTGCAACAACTCCTCGGCGAGTGGACCTACGAGATTGAAGGCATGGTAGAGCCCGGTCAGCCCCTGGAAAAGTCAACTGGAACCGAGAGTGTGAAATCTGTCGGGAACCTCTGGATAGTCGCCGAGGGCCAGGGCGAAATGTGTGGCACTTTAGCCACTACCGTCATGACCCTCGGCTACGACCCCCAAAAGCAGCGCTTTGTCGGTACCTGGATGGGGTCGATGATGACCCACCTCTGGGTCTACGACGGCCAACTCGACGCTGCTGAGCGGGCACTTACGCTGCATTCTGAAGGTCCGTCCATGGCTCAGGAGGGTCAAATGGCCCAGTACAGAGACGTCATCGAATTTGAGGGTCGCGATCATCGGCTGCTGACCTCCTTTTGCCTGGGCGATGACGGCCATTGGCAGCAGTTTATGACGGCCCATTACCGCCGCAAATGA
- a CDS encoding MBL fold metallo-hydrolase translates to MLFRQLFDPDTWLYIGKGTETLLFRQLFDPVTCSYTYLVADGETKTAALIDPVLEQVERDFRLLNELGLSLQFCLETHTHGDHTSGTGKLRELTECEGVVPDHAPAAYADRRIRDGEILRVGDIQICAIETCGHTDSHMAYRINDTHVLTGDALLIRGCGRTDLRGGDAGTLYDRVTQRLFTLPEDTLVYPAHDYWGQTVSTIGEEKRWNPRFANKRREDFIQFMAALKLPDSQTMMEAVPANEQRGRLGWRARSQSA, encoded by the coding sequence ATGCTGTTTCGTCAACTTTTTGATCCAGATACCTGGCTATACATTGGCAAAGGCACTGAAACCCTGCTGTTTCGTCAACTCTTTGACCCCGTCACCTGCTCATACACCTACCTGGTAGCCGATGGAGAGACAAAAACGGCGGCTCTGATCGATCCAGTTCTGGAACAGGTCGAACGGGACTTTAGGCTACTCAATGAACTGGGGTTGAGCTTGCAATTTTGCCTGGAAACCCATACCCACGGCGACCACACCTCCGGCACGGGCAAGCTGCGCGAGCTGACTGAGTGCGAAGGCGTTGTGCCTGACCATGCCCCTGCCGCCTACGCCGATCGCCGGATCCGCGACGGAGAGATCCTCAGGGTGGGCGACATCCAAATTTGCGCGATCGAAACCTGTGGGCATACCGACAGCCATATGGCTTATCGGATAAATGACACCCATGTCTTAACCGGCGATGCCCTGCTGATTCGGGGCTGCGGCCGCACTGACTTGCGGGGCGGGGATGCGGGAACCCTCTATGATCGCGTCACCCAGCGTCTGTTTACCTTGCCCGAGGACACGCTGGTCTATCCTGCCCACGACTATTGGGGCCAAACGGTTTCCACCATTGGGGAAGAAAAACGGTGGAATCCCCGATTTGCCAACAAGCGTCGGGAGGACTTCATCCAGTTTATGGCTGCTCTCAAGTTGCCGGATTCGCAAACCATGATGGAAGCTGTACCGGCCAATGAGCAGCGCGGCCGACTGGGCTGGAGAGCGCGATCGCAATCCGCCTGA
- a CDS encoding GNAT family N-acetyltransferase has translation MPESSDLALRPAILADVGLLRHWDEQPHVNAADPNDDWGWEVELGRTPAWREQFIAELKGRPIGFLQIIDPAQEDSHYWGEVPAHLRAIDIWIGEPTELGKGYGTTMMKLALGHSHWFDVTHVLKEQGDRYAS, from the coding sequence ATGCCTGAGTCAAGCGACCTTGCCCTGCGGCCCGCCATCCTGGCCGATGTCGGCCTCCTGCGCCACTGGGATGAACAACCTCATGTGAACGCTGCCGACCCCAACGACGACTGGGGCTGGGAGGTGGAGCTAGGTCGCACCCCGGCCTGGCGCGAACAGTTCATTGCGGAGTTGAAGGGGCGTCCCATTGGTTTCCTTCAAATTATTGACCCTGCCCAGGAAGACAGCCACTACTGGGGCGAAGTACCTGCCCATTTGCGGGCGATCGACATCTGGATTGGCGAACCCACTGAGTTGGGCAAAGGCTATGGCACCACGATGATGAAGCTGGCCCTGGGCCACTCCCATTGGTTCGACGTAACCCATGTACTCAAGGAGCAAGGAGACCGTTATGCAAGTTAA
- the hypE gene encoding hydrogenase expression/formation protein HypE — translation MNCPIPLDQYPQVLLAHGGGGRLMHQLIETMFVAAFQPEVAWCHDAACLELFSDRLAFTTDSYVVTPLFFPGGDIGSLAVYGTVNDLAMAGATPRYLSLSFILEEGLPMETLWRVVQSIRVAAEQAQVRIATGDTKVVDRGKGDGLFINTAGIGTCEPDSAIGPRAIQPGDVVLLSGDLGRHGVAILSARAGFAFETKIESDSAPVAIAALDLCRQVPVHCLRDLTRGGLASGLNELALATHLAIQLDSAAIAVPPQVEAACELLGLDPLYVANEGRFVAFVPPTAAAAAIACLRQHDPAAQIIGTVTDGRPGQVILQSPLGTQRLLDFLSGEQLPRIC, via the coding sequence TTGAACTGTCCCATCCCCCTTGACCAGTACCCCCAGGTGCTGCTGGCCCACGGCGGCGGCGGGCGGCTCATGCACCAGCTGATCGAGACGATGTTTGTGGCGGCGTTTCAGCCGGAGGTGGCCTGGTGCCACGATGCCGCCTGCCTGGAGCTATTCAGCGATCGCCTGGCGTTTACCACCGACTCCTACGTGGTGACGCCGCTGTTTTTCCCCGGCGGCGATATTGGGTCGCTGGCGGTCTACGGCACCGTCAACGACCTGGCGATGGCCGGGGCTACCCCCCGCTATCTCAGCCTTAGCTTCATTCTGGAGGAGGGGCTACCGATGGAGACCCTGTGGCGCGTGGTGCAGTCCATTCGAGTTGCCGCCGAGCAGGCCCAGGTGCGGATCGCAACGGGGGACACCAAGGTCGTCGATCGCGGCAAGGGCGACGGACTGTTTATCAACACGGCGGGCATCGGCACCTGCGAGCCGGATAGCGCCATCGGCCCCAGGGCCATACAACCAGGGGATGTAGTCCTGCTCAGCGGCGATCTGGGCCGTCACGGCGTGGCAATCTTGTCGGCCCGAGCCGGGTTCGCCTTTGAAACCAAAATCGAGAGCGACTCGGCCCCGGTGGCGATCGCGGCCCTCGACCTCTGCCGCCAGGTACCCGTCCACTGCCTGCGCGACCTCACCCGGGGCGGCCTCGCCAGCGGTCTGAACGAGCTGGCCCTGGCCACCCATCTGGCGATTCAGCTAGACTCAGCGGCGATCGCCGTGCCCCCCCAGGTGGAGGCCGCCTGCGAACTGCTAGGGCTCGATCCGCTGTACGTCGCCAATGAGGGTCGGTTTGTGGCCTTTGTCCCCCCCACCGCCGCCGCCGCCGCGATCGCCTGTCTGCGCCAGCACGATCCCGCCGCTCAAATCATTGGCACCGTCACCGATGGGCGACCCGGCCAGGTAATCCTCCAAAGCCCCCTCGGCACCCAGCGCCTGCTCGATTTTCTCAGCGGCGAACAGCTGCCGCGCATCTGTTAA